Part of the Sphingobacterium sp. LZ7M1 genome, ATATGCTATTCAGCTTCACATTAGGGAATTCTTGCTGATACTTGGCAAGGGTATCTACCATGTTTTGTTCAGCCTCAGGAACCCTAGGGTCGTTCAATGGAGTTTCTCCTTTCACATTGGCATAGGTGTTAGAATGTGAAGAGAACACGTGGATCAGATCAATTTCTTGTCCACCTTGTTGAGCGACTTGACAAGCGTAATGGATGGCATTGTCAGAATTCTCTGAGAAGTCAATAGGTATAAGTAGTTTGCTCATGCTGTATAGTTTTATTTATATTTTGTCGAAAAAAGCTGGTTTATCAAGTTCCAAAGCTAAGGCTTTAGAAACAGAACTTTTAAATAACCTTTCAAAGAATGTTTTTCTACTAGGTGTGATCAATATTATCTGTGGATTTACCTCGGCAATAACTTTGCTGACTACCTCAGGTACTGAATCCAATTCGATATCATCTTTATTGATAGGTTCAGCAATGGTATTTACCTGTTGAATGGAACCCATCTCGCGGATATTGAAGGCCCAGGAGTCTAGGTCGTCCTTGATGTTTTCGGGTTTTTGGCTTTCCTTGAACACATGGATCAAGGTCAAGTCTTGAGGTACCCCGATAATATCCTGGAATTCCTTTAGAGTATCCAATTCAGCAGCTTTAAAGTTAGTCAATAAGGAAACATGATTTATTCCGAATTGGAATGCTTGGTTCGGGATAACAACCACGGGGACCTCTGATTTTGAAGCCACAGCCACAGTTGTACTTCCGTAGTAAATGGATTTCAACTGGCTTTCGCCTGATGCACCCATCACGATCATGGCATATTTTCCAGATTGAGAAAGCTCAGTCAGTTTGTCTATGATCAAACCTCTGGAGCATTCAATGCTAATATGCAATGAAGGATATTTCCTGAGCAGCTTTGTCTGCAATTCTTGTATCTTCTCATCCGCCAAA contains:
- a CDS encoding universal stress protein; protein product: MKMTIIVPTDFSENAGFAADYACQLAQEKEHNIHLLHCYTSSSVGENASEETNGTGLLADEKIQELQTKLLRKYPSLHISIECSRGLIIDKLTELSQSGKYAMIVMGASGESQLKSIYYGSTTVAVASKSEVPVVVIPNQAFQFGINHVSLLTNFKAAELDTLKEFQDIIGVPQDLTLIHVFKESQKPENIKDDLDSWAFNIREMGSIQQVNTIAEPINKDDIELDSVPEVVSKVIAEVNPQIILITPSRKTFFERLFKSSVSKALALELDKPAFFDKI